One Cricetulus griseus strain 17A/GY chromosome 5, alternate assembly CriGri-PICRH-1.0, whole genome shotgun sequence genomic window carries:
- the Med16 gene encoding mediator of RNA polymerase II transcription subunit 16 isoform X1, whose protein sequence is MAAPDPGRWGECGSRQPGRLGARSGQEPGTVLGAVGIMELVYVCEWENWAKNTYCPSLPLACAWSCRNLIAFTTDLRNDDQDLTHMIHILDTEHPWEVHSVNSGHSEAITCLEWDQSGSRLLSADADGHIKCWSMADHLANSWESSVGSQVEGDSIVALSWLHNGVKLALHVEKSGASSFGEKFSRVKFSPSLTLFGGKPMEGWIAVTVSGLVTVSLLKPSGQVLTSTESLCRLRGRVALADIAFTGGGNIVVAAADGSSASPVKFYKVCVSVVSEKCRIDTEILPSLFMRCTTDPNRKDRFPAITHLKFLARDMSEQVLLCASSQTSSLVECWSLRKEGLPVNNIFQQISPVVGDKQPMILKWRILSATNDLDRVSAVALPKLPISLTNTDLKVASETQFYPGLGLVLAFQDGSVQMVHRLSLQTMAAFYSSTPRSLDEPTLKRPRTTGPAVHFKAMQLSWTSLALVGIDNHGKLSMLRISPSLGHPLEPKLALQHLLFLLEYCMVTGYDWWDILLHVQPGMVQSLVERLHEEYTRQKPALQQVLSTRILAMKASLCKLSPCTVARVCDYHTKLFLMAITSTLKSLLRPHFLNTPDKSPGDRLAEICAKITDVDIDKVMINLKTEEFVLDMNTLQALQQLLQWVGDFVLYLLVSLPNQGSPLRPGHSFLRDGTSLGTLRELMVVIRIWGLLKPSCLPVYTATSDTQDSMSLLFRLLTKLWICCRDEGPASEPDEGLVDECCLLPSQLLVPSLDWLPASDGLVSRLQPKQPLRLRFGRAPTLPSNTSTLQLDGLARAPGQPKIDHLRRLHLGAYPTEECKACTRCGCVTMLKSPNKATAVKQWEQRWIKNCLCGGLWRRVPLSCP, encoded by the exons ATGGCGGCCCCGGATCCCGGGCGTTGGGGCGAATGTGGATCGCGGCAGCCCGGCCGACTGGGCGCTCGGAGCGGACAG GAGCCAGGGACTGTGCTGGGTGCTGTGGGCATAATGGAACTGGTCTACGTGTGCGAGTGGGAGAACTGGGCCAAGAACACGTACTGCCCGTCGCTGCCCCTGGCCTGCGCCTGGTCCTGCAGGAACCTCATCGCCTTCACCACGGACCTCCGAAATGATGACCAGG ACCTGACACATATGATCCATATCCTAGACACCGAACATCCCTGGGAAGTGCACTCTGTCAACTCTGGCCACAGCGAGGCCATCACCTGCCTGGAATGGGACCAGTCAG GCTCACGGCTCCTGTCAGCCGATGCTGACGGGCATATCAAATGTTGGAGCATGGCTGACCACTTGGCCAACAGCTGGGAGAGCTCAGTGGGAAGCCAGGTGGAGGGGGACTCCATCGTGGCGCTGTCCTGGCTGCACAACGGCGTGAAACTGGCCCTGCACGTGGAGAAG TCGGGTGCTTCCAGCTTTGGGGAGAAGTTCTCCCGTGTGAAATTCTCTCCTTCACTCACGCTGTTTGGTGGCAAGCCCATGGAGGGCTGGATTGCGGTGACAGTTAGTGGCCTAGTGACTGTGTCCCTGCTGAAGCCGAGCGGGCAAGTGCTGACATCCACTGAGAGCCTGTGCCGGCTTCGAGGCCGAGTGGCACTTGCTGATATCGCCTTCACAGGCGGTGGGAACATTGTGGTGGCTGCTGCAGACGGTAGCAGCGCGTCACCCGTGAAATTCTACAAGGTGTGCGTGAGTGTGGTGAGCGAGAAGTGCCGAATAGATACTGAGATCCTGCCCTCCTTGTTCATGCGGTGCACCACCGACCCCAACCGAAAGGACAGGTTCCCCGCCATCACACACCTCAAGTTCCTGGCCCGAGACATGTCTGAGCAG GTGCTCCTATGTGCCTCCAGCCAGACCAGCAGCCTGGTGGAGTGCTGGTCCCTGCGGAAGGAGGGCCTGCCTGTGAACAACATCTTCCAGCAGATCTCTCCTGTGG TTGGCGACAAACAGCCCATGATCCTCAAGTGGCGGATCCTGTCAGCCACCAATGACCTGGACCGTGTATCAGCTGTGGCACTGCCCAAACTTCCCATCTCACTCACCAACACAGACCTCAAGGTGGCCAGTGAAACCCAGTTCTATCCTGGCCTCG gcTTGGTGCTGGCCTTCCAGGATGGCAGCGTGCAAATGGTACATCGACTGTCACTGCAGACTATGGCGGCTTTCTACAGTTCAACCCCACGCTCACTGGATGAGCCCACCCTGAAGCGTCCACGCACCACAGGCCCAGCTGTACACTTCAAAGCTATGCAGCTGTCCTGGACATCACTGGCCCTGGTGGGCATTGACAACCATGGGAAG CTCAGCATGCTGCGAATCTCTCCATCCCTGGGCCACCCACTGGAGCCCAAGCTGGCTCTACAGCACCTGCTGTTCCTGCTGGAGTACTGCATGGTGACCGGCTATGACTGGTGGGACATCCTGTTGCATGTGCAGCCCGGCATGGTGCAGAGCCTGGTGGAGCGGCTGCATGAGGAATACACTCGCCAGAAGCCCGCCCTGCAGCAG GTACTCTCCACCCGGATCCTGGCCATGAAGGCCTCACTATGCAAACTGTCACCCTGCACTGTGGCGCGTGTATGTGACTACCACACCAAGCTGTTCCTCATGGCCATTACATCTACCCTCAAGTCACTACTGCGCCCACACTTCCTCAACACCCCTGACAAGAGCCCTGGAGACCGCCTGGCCGAGATCTGTGCCAAGATCACCGATGTTG ACATTGACAAGGTCATGATCAACCTGAAGACAGAAGAGTTTGTTCTGGACATGAACACTCTGCAGGCACTGCAACAGCTGCTGCAGTGGGTGGGGGACTTCGTGCTGTACCTCCTGGTCAGCCTGCCCAACCAG GGCTCCCCACTGAGGCCAGGACACAGCTTCCTGCGAGATGGTACCTCTCTGGGCACGCTGCGAGAGTTGATGGTTGTCATCCGTATCTGGGGCCTACTGAAGCccagctgcctgcctgtctaCACAGCCACCTCGGACACTCAGGACAGCATGTCTCTGCTCTTCCGGCTACTCACAAAGCTGTGGATCTGCT GCCGTGATGAGGGCCCAGCCAGTGAACCCGATGAGGGCTTGGTGGATGAGTGCTGTTTGCTGCCCAGCCAGCTGCTGGTGCCCAGCCTGGACTGGCTTCCTGCCAGCGACGGCCTGGTCAGCCGCCTGCAACCCAAACAGCCCCTGCGCCTGCGCTTCGGCAGGGCACCTACTCTGCCAAGCAACACCTCCACTCTGCAGCTGGATGGCCTTGCCAG GGCCCCTGGCCAGCCAAAGATCGACCACCTCCGGAGGCTGCACCTGGGCGCTTACCCAACTGAGGAGTGTAAAGCCTGCACCAG GTGTGGCTGTGTCACCATGCTGAAGTCACCCAACAAGGCAACAGCCGTGAAGCAGTGGGAACAACGGTGGATCAAGAACTGCCTGTGTGGGGGGCTGTGGCGGAGAGTGCCCCTCAGCTGTCCCTGA
- the Med16 gene encoding mediator of RNA polymerase II transcription subunit 16 isoform X2, with protein MAAPDPGRWGECGSRQPGRLGARSGQEPGTVLGAVGIMELVYVCEWENWAKNTYCPSLPLACAWSCRNLIAFTTDLRNDDQGSRLLSADADGHIKCWSMADHLANSWESSVGSQVEGDSIVALSWLHNGVKLALHVEKSGASSFGEKFSRVKFSPSLTLFGGKPMEGWIAVTVSGLVTVSLLKPSGQVLTSTESLCRLRGRVALADIAFTGGGNIVVAAADGSSASPVKFYKVCVSVVSEKCRIDTEILPSLFMRCTTDPNRKDRFPAITHLKFLARDMSEQVLLCASSQTSSLVECWSLRKEGLPVNNIFQQISPVVGDKQPMILKWRILSATNDLDRVSAVALPKLPISLTNTDLKVASETQFYPGLGLVLAFQDGSVQMVHRLSLQTMAAFYSSTPRSLDEPTLKRPRTTGPAVHFKAMQLSWTSLALVGIDNHGKLSMLRISPSLGHPLEPKLALQHLLFLLEYCMVTGYDWWDILLHVQPGMVQSLVERLHEEYTRQKPALQQVLSTRILAMKASLCKLSPCTVARVCDYHTKLFLMAITSTLKSLLRPHFLNTPDKSPGDRLAEICAKITDVDIDKVMINLKTEEFVLDMNTLQALQQLLQWVGDFVLYLLVSLPNQGSPLRPGHSFLRDGTSLGTLRELMVVIRIWGLLKPSCLPVYTATSDTQDSMSLLFRLLTKLWICCRDEGPASEPDEGLVDECCLLPSQLLVPSLDWLPASDGLVSRLQPKQPLRLRFGRAPTLPSNTSTLQLDGLARAPGQPKIDHLRRLHLGAYPTEECKACTRCGCVTMLKSPNKATAVKQWEQRWIKNCLCGGLWRRVPLSCP; from the exons ATGGCGGCCCCGGATCCCGGGCGTTGGGGCGAATGTGGATCGCGGCAGCCCGGCCGACTGGGCGCTCGGAGCGGACAG GAGCCAGGGACTGTGCTGGGTGCTGTGGGCATAATGGAACTGGTCTACGTGTGCGAGTGGGAGAACTGGGCCAAGAACACGTACTGCCCGTCGCTGCCCCTGGCCTGCGCCTGGTCCTGCAGGAACCTCATCGCCTTCACCACGGACCTCCGAAATGATGACCAGG GCTCACGGCTCCTGTCAGCCGATGCTGACGGGCATATCAAATGTTGGAGCATGGCTGACCACTTGGCCAACAGCTGGGAGAGCTCAGTGGGAAGCCAGGTGGAGGGGGACTCCATCGTGGCGCTGTCCTGGCTGCACAACGGCGTGAAACTGGCCCTGCACGTGGAGAAG TCGGGTGCTTCCAGCTTTGGGGAGAAGTTCTCCCGTGTGAAATTCTCTCCTTCACTCACGCTGTTTGGTGGCAAGCCCATGGAGGGCTGGATTGCGGTGACAGTTAGTGGCCTAGTGACTGTGTCCCTGCTGAAGCCGAGCGGGCAAGTGCTGACATCCACTGAGAGCCTGTGCCGGCTTCGAGGCCGAGTGGCACTTGCTGATATCGCCTTCACAGGCGGTGGGAACATTGTGGTGGCTGCTGCAGACGGTAGCAGCGCGTCACCCGTGAAATTCTACAAGGTGTGCGTGAGTGTGGTGAGCGAGAAGTGCCGAATAGATACTGAGATCCTGCCCTCCTTGTTCATGCGGTGCACCACCGACCCCAACCGAAAGGACAGGTTCCCCGCCATCACACACCTCAAGTTCCTGGCCCGAGACATGTCTGAGCAG GTGCTCCTATGTGCCTCCAGCCAGACCAGCAGCCTGGTGGAGTGCTGGTCCCTGCGGAAGGAGGGCCTGCCTGTGAACAACATCTTCCAGCAGATCTCTCCTGTGG TTGGCGACAAACAGCCCATGATCCTCAAGTGGCGGATCCTGTCAGCCACCAATGACCTGGACCGTGTATCAGCTGTGGCACTGCCCAAACTTCCCATCTCACTCACCAACACAGACCTCAAGGTGGCCAGTGAAACCCAGTTCTATCCTGGCCTCG gcTTGGTGCTGGCCTTCCAGGATGGCAGCGTGCAAATGGTACATCGACTGTCACTGCAGACTATGGCGGCTTTCTACAGTTCAACCCCACGCTCACTGGATGAGCCCACCCTGAAGCGTCCACGCACCACAGGCCCAGCTGTACACTTCAAAGCTATGCAGCTGTCCTGGACATCACTGGCCCTGGTGGGCATTGACAACCATGGGAAG CTCAGCATGCTGCGAATCTCTCCATCCCTGGGCCACCCACTGGAGCCCAAGCTGGCTCTACAGCACCTGCTGTTCCTGCTGGAGTACTGCATGGTGACCGGCTATGACTGGTGGGACATCCTGTTGCATGTGCAGCCCGGCATGGTGCAGAGCCTGGTGGAGCGGCTGCATGAGGAATACACTCGCCAGAAGCCCGCCCTGCAGCAG GTACTCTCCACCCGGATCCTGGCCATGAAGGCCTCACTATGCAAACTGTCACCCTGCACTGTGGCGCGTGTATGTGACTACCACACCAAGCTGTTCCTCATGGCCATTACATCTACCCTCAAGTCACTACTGCGCCCACACTTCCTCAACACCCCTGACAAGAGCCCTGGAGACCGCCTGGCCGAGATCTGTGCCAAGATCACCGATGTTG ACATTGACAAGGTCATGATCAACCTGAAGACAGAAGAGTTTGTTCTGGACATGAACACTCTGCAGGCACTGCAACAGCTGCTGCAGTGGGTGGGGGACTTCGTGCTGTACCTCCTGGTCAGCCTGCCCAACCAG GGCTCCCCACTGAGGCCAGGACACAGCTTCCTGCGAGATGGTACCTCTCTGGGCACGCTGCGAGAGTTGATGGTTGTCATCCGTATCTGGGGCCTACTGAAGCccagctgcctgcctgtctaCACAGCCACCTCGGACACTCAGGACAGCATGTCTCTGCTCTTCCGGCTACTCACAAAGCTGTGGATCTGCT GCCGTGATGAGGGCCCAGCCAGTGAACCCGATGAGGGCTTGGTGGATGAGTGCTGTTTGCTGCCCAGCCAGCTGCTGGTGCCCAGCCTGGACTGGCTTCCTGCCAGCGACGGCCTGGTCAGCCGCCTGCAACCCAAACAGCCCCTGCGCCTGCGCTTCGGCAGGGCACCTACTCTGCCAAGCAACACCTCCACTCTGCAGCTGGATGGCCTTGCCAG GGCCCCTGGCCAGCCAAAGATCGACCACCTCCGGAGGCTGCACCTGGGCGCTTACCCAACTGAGGAGTGTAAAGCCTGCACCAG GTGTGGCTGTGTCACCATGCTGAAGTCACCCAACAAGGCAACAGCCGTGAAGCAGTGGGAACAACGGTGGATCAAGAACTGCCTGTGTGGGGGGCTGTGGCGGAGAGTGCCCCTCAGCTGTCCCTGA
- the Cfd gene encoding complement factor D, whose product MHSSVWLVALVVLGAAVGAAQPRGRILGGQEAKAHTWPSMASVQVNGTHVCGGTLVDEQWVLSAAHCMDGVTGDEIVQVLLGAHSLSKSEPSKRLYDVQRAVRHPSSRPDRIEDDLLLLKLSQNVSLGPYVSPLPLQSEDRDVAPGTLCDVAGWGVVSHAGRRPDVLQKLTVPIMDRNTCNLRVHHDGVVTQNMICTESNRRDSCRGDSGGPLVCGNKVEGVVAWGSRVCGNRKKPGVFTRLSTYKDWIENVMHGNWTI is encoded by the exons CAGCGCAGCCCCGAGGCCGGATCCTGGGTGGCCAGGAGGCTAAGGCCCACACTTGGCCCAGCATGGCTTCGGTGCAAGTGAACGGCACACACGTGTGCGGTGGCACCCTGGTGGATGAGCAGTGGGTGCTGAGCGCCGCGCACTGCATGGACGGAGT GACCGGGGATGAGATTGTGCAAGTGCTCTTGGGTGCCCACTCCCTGTCGAAGTCGGAACCCTCCAAGCGGCTGTACGACGTGCAAAGAGCAGTGCGTCACCCGAGCAGCCGGCCTGACCGCATCGAGGACGACCTTCTCCTCTTGAAG CTGTCCCAGAATGTGTCTCTGGGACCCTACGTGAGCCCCCTGCCCTTGCAAAGCGAGGACCGGGACGTGGCCCCTGGAACGCTCTGCGACGTAGCCGGTTGGGGCGTGGTCAGCCACGCGGGGCGCCGGCCCGACGTCCTGCAGAAGCTAACGGTGCCAATCATGGACCGGAACACCTGCAATCTGCGCGTGCATCACGACGGGGTCGTCACCCAGAACATGATTTGTACAGAGAGCAACCGCAGGGACAGCTGCAGG GGCGACTCTGGCGGCCCCCTGGTGTGCGGGAACAAGGTCGAGGGTGTGGTCGCGTGGGGCTCGCGAGTCTGCGGAAACCGCAAGAAGCCGGGCGTTTTCACCCGCTTGTCGACCTACAAAGACTGGATCGAAAATGTCATGCATGGTAACTGGACTATCTGA
- the Med16 gene encoding mediator of RNA polymerase II transcription subunit 16 isoform X4, which translates to MAAPDPGRWGECGSRQPGRLGARSGQEPGTVLGAVGIMELVYVCEWENWAKNTYCPSLPLACAWSCRNLIAFTTDLRNDDQDLTHMIHILDTEHPWEVHSVNSGHSEAITCLEWDQSGSRLLSADADGHIKCWSMADHLANSWESSVGSQVEGDSIVALSWLHNGVKLALHVEKSGASSFGEKFSRVKFSPSLTLFGGKPMEGWIAVTVSGLVTVSLLKPSGQVLTSTESLCRLRGRVALADIAFTGGGNIVVAAADGSSASPVKFYKVCVSVVSEKCRIDTEILPSLFMRCTTDPNRKDRFPAITHLKFLARDMSEQVLLCASSQTSSLVECWSLRKEGLPVNNIFQQISPVVGDKQPMILKWRILSATNDLDRVSAVALPKLPISLTNTDLKVASETQFYPGLGLVLAFQDGSVQMVHRLSLQTMAAFYSSTPRSLDEPTLKRPRTTGPAVHFKAMQLSWTSLALVGIDNHGKLSMLRISPSLGHPLEPKLALQHLLFLLEYCMVTGYDWWDILLHVQPGMVQSLVERLHEEYTRQKPALQQVLSTRILAMKASLCKLSPCTVARVCDYHTKLFLMAITSTLKSLLRPHFLNTPDKSPGDRLAEICAKITDVDIDKVMINLKTEEFVLDMNTLQALQQLLQWVGDFVLYLLVSLPNQGSPLRPGHSFLRDGTSLGTLRELMVVIRIWGLLKPSCLPVYTATSDTQDSMSLLFRLLTKLWICCETLCPLAVMRAQPVNPMRAWWMSAVCCPASCWCPAWTGFLPATAWSAACNPNSPCACASAGHLLCQATPPLCSWMALPGPLASQRSTTSGGCTWALTQLRSVKPAPGVAVSPC; encoded by the exons ATGGCGGCCCCGGATCCCGGGCGTTGGGGCGAATGTGGATCGCGGCAGCCCGGCCGACTGGGCGCTCGGAGCGGACAG GAGCCAGGGACTGTGCTGGGTGCTGTGGGCATAATGGAACTGGTCTACGTGTGCGAGTGGGAGAACTGGGCCAAGAACACGTACTGCCCGTCGCTGCCCCTGGCCTGCGCCTGGTCCTGCAGGAACCTCATCGCCTTCACCACGGACCTCCGAAATGATGACCAGG ACCTGACACATATGATCCATATCCTAGACACCGAACATCCCTGGGAAGTGCACTCTGTCAACTCTGGCCACAGCGAGGCCATCACCTGCCTGGAATGGGACCAGTCAG GCTCACGGCTCCTGTCAGCCGATGCTGACGGGCATATCAAATGTTGGAGCATGGCTGACCACTTGGCCAACAGCTGGGAGAGCTCAGTGGGAAGCCAGGTGGAGGGGGACTCCATCGTGGCGCTGTCCTGGCTGCACAACGGCGTGAAACTGGCCCTGCACGTGGAGAAG TCGGGTGCTTCCAGCTTTGGGGAGAAGTTCTCCCGTGTGAAATTCTCTCCTTCACTCACGCTGTTTGGTGGCAAGCCCATGGAGGGCTGGATTGCGGTGACAGTTAGTGGCCTAGTGACTGTGTCCCTGCTGAAGCCGAGCGGGCAAGTGCTGACATCCACTGAGAGCCTGTGCCGGCTTCGAGGCCGAGTGGCACTTGCTGATATCGCCTTCACAGGCGGTGGGAACATTGTGGTGGCTGCTGCAGACGGTAGCAGCGCGTCACCCGTGAAATTCTACAAGGTGTGCGTGAGTGTGGTGAGCGAGAAGTGCCGAATAGATACTGAGATCCTGCCCTCCTTGTTCATGCGGTGCACCACCGACCCCAACCGAAAGGACAGGTTCCCCGCCATCACACACCTCAAGTTCCTGGCCCGAGACATGTCTGAGCAG GTGCTCCTATGTGCCTCCAGCCAGACCAGCAGCCTGGTGGAGTGCTGGTCCCTGCGGAAGGAGGGCCTGCCTGTGAACAACATCTTCCAGCAGATCTCTCCTGTGG TTGGCGACAAACAGCCCATGATCCTCAAGTGGCGGATCCTGTCAGCCACCAATGACCTGGACCGTGTATCAGCTGTGGCACTGCCCAAACTTCCCATCTCACTCACCAACACAGACCTCAAGGTGGCCAGTGAAACCCAGTTCTATCCTGGCCTCG gcTTGGTGCTGGCCTTCCAGGATGGCAGCGTGCAAATGGTACATCGACTGTCACTGCAGACTATGGCGGCTTTCTACAGTTCAACCCCACGCTCACTGGATGAGCCCACCCTGAAGCGTCCACGCACCACAGGCCCAGCTGTACACTTCAAAGCTATGCAGCTGTCCTGGACATCACTGGCCCTGGTGGGCATTGACAACCATGGGAAG CTCAGCATGCTGCGAATCTCTCCATCCCTGGGCCACCCACTGGAGCCCAAGCTGGCTCTACAGCACCTGCTGTTCCTGCTGGAGTACTGCATGGTGACCGGCTATGACTGGTGGGACATCCTGTTGCATGTGCAGCCCGGCATGGTGCAGAGCCTGGTGGAGCGGCTGCATGAGGAATACACTCGCCAGAAGCCCGCCCTGCAGCAG GTACTCTCCACCCGGATCCTGGCCATGAAGGCCTCACTATGCAAACTGTCACCCTGCACTGTGGCGCGTGTATGTGACTACCACACCAAGCTGTTCCTCATGGCCATTACATCTACCCTCAAGTCACTACTGCGCCCACACTTCCTCAACACCCCTGACAAGAGCCCTGGAGACCGCCTGGCCGAGATCTGTGCCAAGATCACCGATGTTG ACATTGACAAGGTCATGATCAACCTGAAGACAGAAGAGTTTGTTCTGGACATGAACACTCTGCAGGCACTGCAACAGCTGCTGCAGTGGGTGGGGGACTTCGTGCTGTACCTCCTGGTCAGCCTGCCCAACCAG GGCTCCCCACTGAGGCCAGGACACAGCTTCCTGCGAGATGGTACCTCTCTGGGCACGCTGCGAGAGTTGATGGTTGTCATCCGTATCTGGGGCCTACTGAAGCccagctgcctgcctgtctaCACAGCCACCTCGGACACTCAGGACAGCATGTCTCTGCTCTTCCGGCTACTCACAAAGCTGTGGATCTGCTGTGAGACCTTGTGCCCTCTG GCCGTGATGAGGGCCCAGCCAGTGAACCCGATGAGGGCTTGGTGGATGAGTGCTGTTTGCTGCCCAGCCAGCTGCTGGTGCCCAGCCTGGACTGGCTTCCTGCCAGCGACGGCCTGGTCAGCCGCCTGCAACCCAAACAGCCCCTGCGCCTGCGCTTCGGCAGGGCACCTACTCTGCCAAGCAACACCTCCACTCTGCAGCTGGATGGCCTTGCCAG GGCCCCTGGCCAGCCAAAGATCGACCACCTCCGGAGGCTGCACCTGGGCGCTTACCCAACTGAGGAGTGTAAAGCCTGCACCAG GTGTGGCTGTGTCACCATGCTGA
- the Med16 gene encoding mediator of RNA polymerase II transcription subunit 16 isoform X3, with the protein MELVYVCEWENWAKNTYCPSLPLACAWSCRNLIAFTTDLRNDDQDLTHMIHILDTEHPWEVHSVNSGHSEAITCLEWDQSGSRLLSADADGHIKCWSMADHLANSWESSVGSQVEGDSIVALSWLHNGVKLALHVEKSGASSFGEKFSRVKFSPSLTLFGGKPMEGWIAVTVSGLVTVSLLKPSGQVLTSTESLCRLRGRVALADIAFTGGGNIVVAAADGSSASPVKFYKVCVSVVSEKCRIDTEILPSLFMRCTTDPNRKDRFPAITHLKFLARDMSEQVLLCASSQTSSLVECWSLRKEGLPVNNIFQQISPVVGDKQPMILKWRILSATNDLDRVSAVALPKLPISLTNTDLKVASETQFYPGLGLVLAFQDGSVQMVHRLSLQTMAAFYSSTPRSLDEPTLKRPRTTGPAVHFKAMQLSWTSLALVGIDNHGKLSMLRISPSLGHPLEPKLALQHLLFLLEYCMVTGYDWWDILLHVQPGMVQSLVERLHEEYTRQKPALQQVLSTRILAMKASLCKLSPCTVARVCDYHTKLFLMAITSTLKSLLRPHFLNTPDKSPGDRLAEICAKITDVDIDKVMINLKTEEFVLDMNTLQALQQLLQWVGDFVLYLLVSLPNQGSPLRPGHSFLRDGTSLGTLRELMVVIRIWGLLKPSCLPVYTATSDTQDSMSLLFRLLTKLWICCRDEGPASEPDEGLVDECCLLPSQLLVPSLDWLPASDGLVSRLQPKQPLRLRFGRAPTLPSNTSTLQLDGLARAPGQPKIDHLRRLHLGAYPTEECKACTRCGCVTMLKSPNKATAVKQWEQRWIKNCLCGGLWRRVPLSCP; encoded by the exons ATGGAACTGGTCTACGTGTGCGAGTGGGAGAACTGGGCCAAGAACACGTACTGCCCGTCGCTGCCCCTGGCCTGCGCCTGGTCCTGCAGGAACCTCATCGCCTTCACCACGGACCTCCGAAATGATGACCAGG ACCTGACACATATGATCCATATCCTAGACACCGAACATCCCTGGGAAGTGCACTCTGTCAACTCTGGCCACAGCGAGGCCATCACCTGCCTGGAATGGGACCAGTCAG GCTCACGGCTCCTGTCAGCCGATGCTGACGGGCATATCAAATGTTGGAGCATGGCTGACCACTTGGCCAACAGCTGGGAGAGCTCAGTGGGAAGCCAGGTGGAGGGGGACTCCATCGTGGCGCTGTCCTGGCTGCACAACGGCGTGAAACTGGCCCTGCACGTGGAGAAG TCGGGTGCTTCCAGCTTTGGGGAGAAGTTCTCCCGTGTGAAATTCTCTCCTTCACTCACGCTGTTTGGTGGCAAGCCCATGGAGGGCTGGATTGCGGTGACAGTTAGTGGCCTAGTGACTGTGTCCCTGCTGAAGCCGAGCGGGCAAGTGCTGACATCCACTGAGAGCCTGTGCCGGCTTCGAGGCCGAGTGGCACTTGCTGATATCGCCTTCACAGGCGGTGGGAACATTGTGGTGGCTGCTGCAGACGGTAGCAGCGCGTCACCCGTGAAATTCTACAAGGTGTGCGTGAGTGTGGTGAGCGAGAAGTGCCGAATAGATACTGAGATCCTGCCCTCCTTGTTCATGCGGTGCACCACCGACCCCAACCGAAAGGACAGGTTCCCCGCCATCACACACCTCAAGTTCCTGGCCCGAGACATGTCTGAGCAG GTGCTCCTATGTGCCTCCAGCCAGACCAGCAGCCTGGTGGAGTGCTGGTCCCTGCGGAAGGAGGGCCTGCCTGTGAACAACATCTTCCAGCAGATCTCTCCTGTGG TTGGCGACAAACAGCCCATGATCCTCAAGTGGCGGATCCTGTCAGCCACCAATGACCTGGACCGTGTATCAGCTGTGGCACTGCCCAAACTTCCCATCTCACTCACCAACACAGACCTCAAGGTGGCCAGTGAAACCCAGTTCTATCCTGGCCTCG gcTTGGTGCTGGCCTTCCAGGATGGCAGCGTGCAAATGGTACATCGACTGTCACTGCAGACTATGGCGGCTTTCTACAGTTCAACCCCACGCTCACTGGATGAGCCCACCCTGAAGCGTCCACGCACCACAGGCCCAGCTGTACACTTCAAAGCTATGCAGCTGTCCTGGACATCACTGGCCCTGGTGGGCATTGACAACCATGGGAAG CTCAGCATGCTGCGAATCTCTCCATCCCTGGGCCACCCACTGGAGCCCAAGCTGGCTCTACAGCACCTGCTGTTCCTGCTGGAGTACTGCATGGTGACCGGCTATGACTGGTGGGACATCCTGTTGCATGTGCAGCCCGGCATGGTGCAGAGCCTGGTGGAGCGGCTGCATGAGGAATACACTCGCCAGAAGCCCGCCCTGCAGCAG GTACTCTCCACCCGGATCCTGGCCATGAAGGCCTCACTATGCAAACTGTCACCCTGCACTGTGGCGCGTGTATGTGACTACCACACCAAGCTGTTCCTCATGGCCATTACATCTACCCTCAAGTCACTACTGCGCCCACACTTCCTCAACACCCCTGACAAGAGCCCTGGAGACCGCCTGGCCGAGATCTGTGCCAAGATCACCGATGTTG ACATTGACAAGGTCATGATCAACCTGAAGACAGAAGAGTTTGTTCTGGACATGAACACTCTGCAGGCACTGCAACAGCTGCTGCAGTGGGTGGGGGACTTCGTGCTGTACCTCCTGGTCAGCCTGCCCAACCAG GGCTCCCCACTGAGGCCAGGACACAGCTTCCTGCGAGATGGTACCTCTCTGGGCACGCTGCGAGAGTTGATGGTTGTCATCCGTATCTGGGGCCTACTGAAGCccagctgcctgcctgtctaCACAGCCACCTCGGACACTCAGGACAGCATGTCTCTGCTCTTCCGGCTACTCACAAAGCTGTGGATCTGCT GCCGTGATGAGGGCCCAGCCAGTGAACCCGATGAGGGCTTGGTGGATGAGTGCTGTTTGCTGCCCAGCCAGCTGCTGGTGCCCAGCCTGGACTGGCTTCCTGCCAGCGACGGCCTGGTCAGCCGCCTGCAACCCAAACAGCCCCTGCGCCTGCGCTTCGGCAGGGCACCTACTCTGCCAAGCAACACCTCCACTCTGCAGCTGGATGGCCTTGCCAG GGCCCCTGGCCAGCCAAAGATCGACCACCTCCGGAGGCTGCACCTGGGCGCTTACCCAACTGAGGAGTGTAAAGCCTGCACCAG GTGTGGCTGTGTCACCATGCTGAAGTCACCCAACAAGGCAACAGCCGTGAAGCAGTGGGAACAACGGTGGATCAAGAACTGCCTGTGTGGGGGGCTGTGGCGGAGAGTGCCCCTCAGCTGTCCCTGA